The sequence ACTCAATCCTAGAATAATAAAAGGCTCAAGGCGGCGCAGGATTGCAGAAGGGTCGGGAACTTCGGTTCAAATGGTAAATCAACTGCTCGCTCAATATGAACAAATGAAGAAATTATTTAAAAGTTTCTCGTCAGGTTCAGGGGGAGTCAGAAAGCTCAAGTCTTTATTTGGTTTTGGCAGGTAAAAAATTTATTATTAATTGGAGGTGCAATTCTAAGAATGGCGGTAAAGATTCGTTTGTCGCGTCAGGGCAGGAAGAAAGCCCCATTTTATAGACTAGTAGTAGCAGATGAGAGATCACCGAGAGACGGAAAATTTATAGAATTAATCGGTACTTATAATCCCATGACAGATCCAGCGTCTGTGAA comes from Synergistaceae bacterium and encodes:
- the rpsP gene encoding 30S ribosomal protein S16, whose protein sequence is MAVKIRLSRQGRKKAPFYRLVVADERSPRDGKFIELIGTYNPMTDPASVNINEERALHWLKEGALPSDTARGLLKKQGIWDKFKNREA